The following coding sequences lie in one Cloacibacillus sp. An23 genomic window:
- a CDS encoding Ldh family oxidoreductase, with product MKEYVAKYEDLYKIVKEMFIGIGYSDKQATAVTNSLVEADARHIHSHGTVMLPTYLGYIETTGCLKLDAPDPTVVHETPVSFVMDGHSGVGYVIAETAVKKCIKKAKESGICVAAVRYANHYGYAGHWSEMMADEGLIGITSTNTIRAVCPTRSAERFLGTNPIAVAIPTVGDEPRFLLDMATCVMAYGKICRSKVFAESGVLPDDIVVRPDGTTVTDFPEAIEVVAHGDTPDKIPVEPTGGIAPLGGTTELRSGYKGYGLAMLVELLTGGFSGGIPSKFIPYAGEGVCFFFMAIAPTVFGDPKAVLEHLKYIIEEYRKAQPISEDMPVLMPGDKERHYREEALKNGIVLSDDIVGKLRAVAQRVGKETEFEKVFTVKE from the coding sequence ATGAAAGAATATGTTGCGAAGTATGAGGATCTTTACAAAATCGTGAAAGAGATGTTCATAGGCATAGGCTACTCCGACAAGCAGGCGACCGCCGTCACAAACAGCCTCGTCGAAGCAGACGCGCGGCACATACACTCGCACGGCACGGTGATGCTCCCGACCTACCTCGGCTACATCGAGACGACCGGATGCCTGAAGCTCGACGCGCCAGACCCGACGGTGGTGCATGAGACGCCCGTCTCCTTCGTCATGGACGGACACTCGGGAGTCGGCTACGTGATCGCCGAGACCGCAGTTAAGAAATGCATCAAAAAAGCGAAAGAATCCGGCATATGCGTCGCGGCGGTACGCTATGCGAACCATTACGGCTACGCCGGACACTGGTCTGAGATGATGGCCGACGAAGGCTTAATAGGCATCACCTCAACGAATACAATAAGGGCGGTCTGCCCGACGAGGAGCGCAGAACGCTTCCTCGGCACGAACCCGATAGCCGTCGCGATTCCGACTGTCGGCGATGAGCCGCGCTTCCTTCTCGACATGGCGACATGCGTAATGGCTTACGGTAAAATATGCAGAAGCAAAGTATTTGCTGAGAGCGGGGTGCTGCCTGACGATATAGTTGTAAGACCCGACGGGACGACGGTGACAGACTTCCCAGAGGCGATAGAGGTCGTGGCGCATGGAGACACGCCGGACAAAATCCCAGTCGAGCCGACGGGCGGAATCGCGCCTCTCGGCGGAACGACGGAACTGCGCAGCGGATACAAGGGATACGGACTCGCGATGCTCGTTGAGCTACTCACAGGCGGCTTCTCGGGCGGCATTCCAAGCAAGTTCATCCCCTACGCCGGCGAGGGGGTATGTTTCTTCTTCATGGCGATCGCCCCAACCGTCTTCGGCGACCCGAAGGCTGTACTGGAGCATCTGAAGTACATCATCGAAGAATACCGCAAGGCTCAGCCCATCTCCGAAGATATGCCGGTGCTCATGCCCGGCGATAAGGAGCGCCACTATCGCGAAGAAGCTCTGAAAAACGGCATCGTGCTGAGCGACGACATCGTCGGCAAACTTCGCGCCGTAGCGCAGCGCGTAGGGAAAGAAACTGAATTTGAGAAGGTATTTACCGTAAAAGAATAA